The segment TTCTGAAATTACGCTGATCGAGATGCAGCCGTCTATCCTGCCAAATATCGATAGCGATCTGGTCAAACGAATGGCTCTGCTGCTGCGTAAAAGGGGCATTGAATTGTTGACCGCCACCAAGGTAACATCTATACGCCAGGGGGCGGACGGCCTGATTTTAACCGCAGCCACCGGCGACAAGGTCCAGGAAATTGCCGCGGAAAAAGTGCTTAATGCCGTCGGCCGCCGGCCTAATCTGAGCGGTCTGGGCCTGGAAACCGCCGGCGTGGCTTATGACCGTCAGGGGATTCCGGTCGACGCCAAAATGGAAACCAATATTCCCGGGATCTATGCTGTCGGCGACCTGACTGGCCGTTACATGTGGGCCCATGCCGCGTCAGCCGAAGGAATCGTGGCGGCGGAAAATGCCCTGGGCGGCAATACGACTATGAACTATACTGCTGTCCCCGGATGTATCTTTACTGATCCGGAAATCGCGACGGTAGGATTGAGTGAAGAAGAAGCCGTAGCCGCTGGCCGCAGAGTCAGGACAGGGCGGTTTAATTTTGCCGGCATCGGCAAGGCGGTTGCCATGGGCAAACCTGACGGATTGGCTAAAATCGTCGCCGACGAGGACAGCGGCGCCGTTTTAGGCCTGCATATTCTCGGCTCTCATGCCAGCGATCTGATCATGGAAGGAGTGGCCGCCGTGAATCAGGGACTGACGATTCAGGACCTAAAGCATATGATCCATCCTCATCCCACTCTGGCGGAAGTGATCGGCGAAGCCGCCCACAATACGGAAGGCCTGGCTATTCATCAGCTGCGTTTAGGCGGCGGACAGCGGAGCTGAATTCTAAAAGGGCTTGTCACCAGCTAAAAAAGAAAAGAGTAAAGTGCAAAAAATNTNTGT is part of the Acetonema longum DSM 6540 genome and harbors:
- the lpdA gene encoding dihydrolipoyl dehydrogenase; amino-acid sequence: MYDIAVIGGGPGGYVAAIRAAQLGAKVLLVEKEKLGGVCLNRGCIPTKTLLNSAERWHELQQCGSFGLQAGQIGFDFTAVMRRKDQVVEQLQSGIVQLVAGNGITVCQGTASLQGKEQLAVRTAAGTEIYQVRRIILATGSDSVTPPLPGIELPGVIGSDQVLSLSNLPRSMAIIGAGAVGVEFATIFQAFGSEITLIEMQPSILPNIDSDLVKRMALLLRKRGIELLTATKVTSIRQGADGLILTAATGDKVQEIAAEKVLNAVGRRPNLSGLGLETAGVAYDRQGIPVDAKMETNIPGIYAVGDLTGRYMWAHAASAEGIVAAENALGGNTTMNYTAVPGCIFTDPEIATVGLSEEEAVAAGRRVRTGRFNFAGIGKAVAMGKPDGLAKIVADEDSGAVLGLHILGSHASDLIMEGVAAVNQGLTIQDLKHMIHPHPTLAEVIGEAAHNTEGLAIHQLRLGGGQRS